One segment of Panicum virgatum strain AP13 chromosome 3K, P.virgatum_v5, whole genome shotgun sequence DNA contains the following:
- the LOC120701428 gene encoding uncharacterized protein LOC120701428, whose product MPPDKKAKLNAKKRENYDRKKAEKQSVGLTDTPQSALLHADGIPCLVDTPKSAVIHIAGTAGLLGTPHSDLLHLDGTAVLNGAAGVGASEQIHMPMSQYETGLSNDYS is encoded by the exons ATGCCGCCAGATAAGAAGGCAAAACTTAAtgcaaagaaaagggaaaactaTGATCGAAAGAAGGCAGAGAAGCAATCTGTAG GATTGACGGATACACCCCAGTCGGCATTGTTACATGCTGATGGAATTCCATGTTTGGTGGACACACCGAAGTCGGCGGTGATCCACATTGCTGGAACTGCAG GACTGTTAGGCACCCCACACTCAGATCTATTGCATTTGGATGGAACTGCGGTTTTGAATGGAGCTGCTGGTGTTGGTGCAAGTGAGCAAATACACATGCCCATGAGTCAATACGAAACTGGTTTGTCCAATGATTACAGTTAA